From Rhodovastum atsumiense, a single genomic window includes:
- a CDS encoding YfiR/HmsC family protein, translating into MRTFPQRPAAPGSVSRRCRGAVLGPALALALALALTCLGTAVPAATGPRDLQLIARVMGFLAHPPGGDVEIGIVYPAQSAAGRAEAEQLVATVPGGVRAGNLVLRPRLLTLEEASRAAPPALLLTEAALSQAGALAAALAGRGVLIVSPDPASVDAAQAVVALRSQPRVEILVSRAAAQRAGLEFASAFRMLIQER; encoded by the coding sequence GTGAGGACCTTCCCGCAACGACCAGCCGCCCCCGGCTCCGTCTCCCGCCGCTGCCGGGGGGCTGTCCTTGGCCCGGCCCTGGCCCTGGCCCTGGCCCTGGCCCTGACCTGTCTCGGCACGGCCGTGCCGGCGGCAACGGGACCGCGCGATCTGCAACTGATCGCCCGCGTCATGGGGTTCCTGGCCCACCCGCCGGGCGGCGATGTCGAGATCGGCATTGTCTATCCGGCGCAGTCCGCCGCCGGCCGCGCCGAGGCCGAGCAACTCGTCGCCACCGTCCCGGGCGGCGTTCGCGCCGGCAACCTGGTGCTGCGGCCACGCCTGCTCACGCTGGAGGAGGCCAGCCGGGCCGCCCCGCCCGCGCTGCTGCTGACCGAGGCTGCCCTGTCGCAGGCCGGCGCGCTGGCCGCGGCGCTCGCCGGGCGCGGCGTGCTCATCGTCAGCCCCGACCCCGCCAGCGTCGACGCCGCCCAGGCGGTGGTCGCCCTGCGCAGCCAGCCGCGTGTCGAGATCCTGGTCAGCCGTGCCGCCGCGCAGCGGGCCGGGCTCGAATTCGCCTCCGCCTTCCGCATGCTGATCCAGGAGCGCTGA